In Triticum urartu cultivar G1812 chromosome 6, Tu2.1, whole genome shotgun sequence, the following proteins share a genomic window:
- the LOC125513805 gene encoding transcription factor MYB30-like, translating to MGRSPCCDKTGIKRGPWTAEEDMTLVAHIEQHGHSNWRALPKQAGLLRCGKSCRLRWINYLRPDIKRGNFTDEEEDAIIQLHAMLGNRWSTIAARLPGRTDNEIKNVWHTHLKKRLDSSSSKTSGQAAPKRKAKKPVAAASTADGPVSMPVSSPEQPISSSATDYSMASSLENTASFTSEEFQIEDSFWSETLAMTVDSSGSAMEAGVTPNSASPSSSNDEMDFWVRLFMQAGEVQSLSQI from the coding sequence ATGGGGAGGTCTCCTTGCTGCGACAAGACAGGGATCAAGAGGGGCCCGTGGACGGCGGAGGAAGACATGACCCTGGTCGCTCACATCGAGCAGCACGGCCACAGCAACTGGCGGGCGCTGCCCAAGCAGGCCGGCCTGCTGCGCTGCGGCAAGAGCTGCCGCCTTCGGTGGATCAACTACCTGCGCCCCGACATCAAGCGTGGCAACTTCACCGACGAGGAGGAAGACGCTATCATCCAGCTCCACGCCATGCTCGGCAACAGATGGTCCACCATTGCCGCCAGGCTGCCTGGGAGAACGGACAACGAGATCAAGAACGTCTGGCACACACACCTCAAGAAGCGACTCGACTCGTCCTCGTCCAAGACGTCCGGCCAGGCAGCGCCTAAGCGCAAAGCCAAGAAGCCTGTGGCTGCAGCGAGCACAGCCGATGGCCCGGTCTCCATGCCAGTGTCATCACCGGAGCAGCCCATCTCGTCGTCCGCCACAGATTACTCGATGGCATCGTCGTTGGAGAACACGGCAAGCTTTACATCGGAGGAGTTTCAGATTGAAGACAGTTTTTGGTCGGAGACACTGGCAATGACGGTGGACAGCTCCGGTTCCGCCATGGAGGCCGGCGTCACCCCAAACAGTGCATCGCCCTCGTCCAGCAACGACGAGATGGACTTCTGGGTCAGACTGTTCATGCAGGCTGGTGAGGTGCAGAGTTTGTCTCAGATTTAG